From Clarias gariepinus isolate MV-2021 ecotype Netherlands chromosome 2, CGAR_prim_01v2, whole genome shotgun sequence, one genomic window encodes:
- the LOC128544993 gene encoding zinc finger protein 135-like: MPTRNSSSHQMTEVHQCSLCRKSFSQLCNLQQHLRVHTGDKPYDCSQCGKSFSQSSNLLQHLRTHTGEKPFKCSECGKSFSLLGNLQKHLRVHSGEKPYKCSECGKSFSQVGNLKQHQLIHTREKPYHCSECGKSFNRRDTLKQHQHIHTGERPYDCSQCGKRFNQRSALQQHQRVHAEEKLYECSECGKRFNHHSGLRQHRRIHTGEKPYKCSQCGKSFSQLGHFQQHQRYHTGERPYHCLVCAKSFNRQSHLREHQRIHTGEKPYDCVECGKRFNQQGALRQHQRIHTGVKLYYCTQCGRGFNRQNTFQRHQIIHAR, from the coding sequence ATGCCAACGAGGAACTCCAGTAGTCATCAGATGACTGAGGTTCATCAGTGCTCGCTGTGTAGAAAGAGTTTTTCCCAGTTGTGTAACCTTCAGCAACACCTGCGCGTACACACGGGAGATAAGCCGTACGACTGCTCCCAGTGCGGGAAGAGCTTCTCTCAGTCTAGTAACCTTCTGCAACACTTGCGCactcacacaggagagaagccgttcAAGTGCTCGGAGTGCGGgaaaagtttttccttgctcGGAAATCTCCAAAAACACCTCCGCGTACACTCGGGGGAGAAGCCGTATAAATGCTcggagtgtgggaagagtttttccCAGGTGGGTAACCTCAAGCAGCACCAGCTCATTCACACcagagagaagccgtatcattGCTCCGAGTGCGGGAAGAGTTTCAACCGGCGGGACACCCTCAAACAGCACCAGCACATTCACACCGGAGAGAGGCCGTACGATTGCTCGCAGTGCGGGAAGAGATTTAACCAGCGAAGCGCTCTTCAGCAGCACCAGCGCGTCCACGCCGAAGAGAAGCTCTACGAATGCTCGGAGTGCGGCAAGCGTTTCAACCACCATAGCGGCCTTCGGCAGCACCGCCGCATCCACACCGGAGAGAAGCCATACAAGTGCTCACAGTGCGGAAAGAGTTTCTCCCAGCTAGGACATTTTCAGCAGCACCAGCGATACCACACCGGAGAGAGACCGTACCACTGTTTGGTGTGCGCGAAAAGCTTTAATCGGCAGAGTCACCTCCGAGagcaccagcgcattcacaccggGGAGAAGCCGTATGACTGCGTGGAGTGTGGGAAGAGGTTTAATCAGCAAGGTGCGCTCAGGCagcaccagcgcattcacactggagtcAAGCTCTACTACTGCACGCAGTGTGGGAGGGGCTTCAATCGCCAGAACACTTTTCAGCGACACCAGATTATTCACGCCAGGTAG
- the LOC128541165 gene encoding cilia- and flagella-associated protein 57-like: MTVKLKPHHIYSVRQERIKDLLFLDEKTIIFPSLNNCVCYNIHQRWTKFIPGSMPYQEGPQSIKALAISPDRHYLAVSERGERTTITVYDLQCEHCSKRQVLTDDSNHEFVCMAFSADSKYLVGQSGEPKWTLFYWDWENNEVIATVKSTSAGFVSQVSFNPKDNTQICVTGNSVFEIFKLENESINRTGSFTDLKNVSSHTWMSEDCIILGKETGELVMLKAGNRHNLKRPALQRISAITTYSKGFVCAAGPVVCLYEKTEKCDYTSTMEIRIPEDLCSSEPELQEITAVCMSPLEQTLAISTCQGQVYHFSITSTEISQDNRADFDFLFHPWSINDLSTCLSKPLFATCSKDNSIRVWNYKTNILELNKTFPEEPKCISLHPNGLSLLVCFNDKVCLMNMLVDGFRTVKEFNILNCSVCVFNNDGNMFATVIDNLISVFHVRTGNCVDFKGHLEKIKSLKWSEDDHLVSCGVDGAVFVWKVLNISSYTWKAVIGPYETVSTETSCTFVDAIFSPDTRNVLAIGSDFTLKEFQEKEVDCTVISMTHSGKAVFAGTAAGSVKVLQYPVEEGKSWIEYQADSASIAKMAITPDDQYLLTASIDGSFHIWIINDQGGCTLSMWKETADMEEVLCTKDFLEKQKQRIHPDAYNQVALLKQEHEHRINEIRQSFCQEIEALKSQIQELNAEKEGQNYEELEKSMLAMQQYYMEILNEQEKMNYQCTMYMKRHFDDRLHDQENKLQQAEKRIKELEKNIDSEYKDVILQYEQKLQAETKSKAKSEKEMKLMENKFWKLKEELQEQCQGSSQLEAKVAEIDSKKRKTIHDLEQELKHQEQELYMERNKATKMTILVQRMKADIQECLSFIHKPCQLKENFIRLHKSYIKEADVALRAKPGVVQDHIRLMEHKQFMEANVQQSYSSKVLMQLQNRFEEINMENMETISELRLKLTMNEKELSTERQMVKNIKSLVESMKEDIKICISFIQCPSLLKENVLKLYKSYIQEADVRVGAKTAVVKDHTMPKAQQQTMVVTPEKKLAVDANIQPAQSSTLLKPEVKADEVINNMESMFDLRQKLTMKEKELCIERQRVKDIKTLVCRMKDDIKTCSGFIQQPKMLKENFKKLHKNYIQDADKIHLKDMVKLPEQKQNEADLTITKNQQDGLKEEQKEQMRLSNDPELSELQDKIQEKKQLFSKLESEVDKINLKNMFDLRQKVIIKEKELCIERQKVKNLMTLAKKMRDDIESCSRFIQQPKKLKEYFINIHRNYIQEANYMKVGAVVQDQIRLKDQQKRMVVTPEKKQQQADTVAQSS, from the exons ATGACGGTCAAACTGAAACCTCACCACATTTACAGCGTGCGCCAagaaagaataaaggacttGCTGTTTTTGGATGAGAAAACCATAATTTTCCCAAGCCTAAACAACTGTGTGTGCTATAACATACACCAACGATGGACAAAATTCATCCCAG GTTCAATGCCATACCAAGAGGGGCCACAGAGCATAAAGGCACTGGCTATTAGCCCTGATAGGCACTACTTGGCAGTGTCTGAGCGTGGAGAACGCACTACCATCACTGTCTATGACCTTCAGTGCGAACACTGCTCCAAGAGGCAGGTACTAACAGACGACAGCAACCATGAGTTTGTCTGTATGGCTTTTTCTGCTGACTCCAAGTACCTGGTGGGCCAGTCTGGAGAACCTAAATGGACCCTCTTCTACTGGGATTGGGAGAATAATGAGGTCATTGCAACTGTGAAGAGCACAAGTGCTGGATTTGTTAGTCAG GTTAGCTTTAATCCGAAAGACAACACCCAGATTTGTGTGACCGGAAATTCTGTTTTCGAGATCTTCAAATTGGAGAATGAGTCAATAAATCGGACAGGCTCATTTACAGATTTGAAAAACGTCTCTTCCCATACATGGATGTCTGAGGACTGCATCATCTTAGGGAAAGAAACAGGAgaactggtgatgctgaaggcTGGAAACCGGCACAATTTGAAGAG ACCTGCACTGCAACGTATCTCTGCTATTACAACATATTCTAAAGGCTTTGTCTGTGCAGCTGGACCAGTGGTGTGTCTTTATGAAAAAACAGAGAAGTGTGACTACACAAGCACCATGGAAATAAGA ATCCCTGAGGACCTGTGCAGCAGTGAACCAGAGCTGCAGGAGATCACCGCGGTGTGCATGAGTCCATTAGAGCAGACGCTGGCCATAAGCACATGCCAGGGCCAGGTCTATCACTTCAGCATCACCTCAACTGAGATCAGTCAG GACAATCGGGCCGACTTTGATTTCCTGTTTCACCCCTGGAGCATCAACGATCTGTCCACCTGTTTATCCAAACCCCTCTTTGCAACGTGCTCTAAGGACAACTCCATCCGCGTCTGGAACTACAAGACCAA TATTCTGGAGCTCAACAAGACTTTTCCAGAAGAGCCAAAATGCATCTCGTTGCACCCAAATGGCTTGTCCTTGCTGGTGTGCTTTAACGATAAAGTCTGCCTCATGAACATGTTGGTTGACGGATTCCGCACTGTGAAGGAGTTCAACATACTCAACTGCAGTGTG TGTGTCTTCAACAATGATGGCAACATGTTTGCCACTGTCATCGACAATTTGATAAGCGTCTTCCATGTCAGAACAGGCAACTGTGTGGACTTTAAGGGCCACCTTGAAAAG ATAAAGTCATTGAAGTGGAGCGAAGATGACCATCTGGTGTCGTGCGGGGTGGATGGCGCTGTATTTGTATGGAAAGTTCTGAACATCTCCTCATACACATGGAAGGCTGTGATCGGCCCCTACGAGACTGTGAGCACAGAGACATCATGTACATTCGTGGATGCCATCTTCTCACCTGACACTCGGAATGTTCTCGCTATAGGCAGCGATTTCACGCTGAAAGAATTCCAAGAAAAAGAG GTGGACTGCACCGTCATCTCCATGACTCATTCGGGGAAAGCAGTCTTCGCTGGAACGGCTGCTGGTTCTGTGAAAGTGCTGCAGTACCCAGTAGAAGAGGGGAAATCCTGGATAGAGTATCAGGCAGATTCCGCTTCTATCGCtaaa ATGGCCATCACACCTGATGATCAGTATCTGCTGACTGCCTCAATTGATGGCTCCTTCCACATCTGGATAATCAATGACCAGGGGGGATGCACTTTAAGCATGTGGAAAGAAACTGCAGACATGGAGGAGGTCCTCTGTACCAAAGATTTTTTGGAGAAGCAG AAACAGCGCATACACCCAGATGCTTACAATCAGGTGGCGCTGCTAAAGCAGGAACATGAGCACAGAATTAACGAAATCAGACAAAGTTTCTGCCAGGAGATCGAGGCTCTAAAAAGCCAAATCCAG GAGCTGAATGCTGAGAAGGAGGGACAGAATTATGAAGAGCTGGAAAAGAGCATGCTGGCCATGCAGCAGTACTATATGGAGATACTGAACGAGCAGGAGAAAATGAATTACCAGTGCACTATGTATATGAAACGGCACTTTGATGACAGGCTCCATGAC CAAGAGAATAAGTTGCAGCAAGCTGAGAAGAGGATAAAGGAACTGGAAAAGAACATCGACTCAGAGTACAAAGATGTTATCCTTCAGTATGAACAGAAGCTCCAGGCAGAGACGAAGAGCAAAGCGAAgtcagaaaaagaaatgaaactcATGGAGAACAAG ttctggAAATTAAAAGAAGAGTTACAGGAACAGTGCCAGGGGTCCAGtcag CTCGAGGCTAAGGTAGCGGAGATTGACAGCAAAAAAAGGAAGACAATACATGACCTGGAGCAGGAACTGAAACATCAAGAACAAGAGCTGTACATGGAGAGGAACAAG GCCACAAAAATGACGATTTTGGTGCAGAGGATGAAGGCTGACATTCAAGAATGTTTAAGCTTCATCCACAAGCCATGCCAGCTGAAGGAGAACTTCATCAGGCTCCACAAAAGCTACATTAAGGAAGCAGAT GTAGCACTCAGAGCAAAGCCTGGGGTTGTGCAAGATCACATCAGGCTGATGGAGCATAAACAGTTTATGGAAGCCAATGTTCAGCAATCATACAGCTCCAAGGTCTTAATG caacTGCAGAACAGATTTGAAGAGATCAACATGGAGAACATGGAGACCATATCTGAGCTGAGGCTCAAGCTgaccatgaatgaaaaggagctGTCTACAGAGCGACAGATG gtCAAAAACATAAAGAGTTTGGTGGAAAGCATGAAGGAAGACATAAAAATCTGCATAAGCTTCATTCAGTGTCCATCGCTGCTGAAGGAGAATGTTCTAAAGCTCTATAAAAGCTACATCCAGGAAGCAGAT GTGAGAGTCGGAGCGAAGACTGCGGTCGTGAAAGATCACACCATGCCGAAGGCACAACAGCAGACAATGGTGGTCACTCCAGAGAAGAAACTGGCTGTGGATGCCAACATTCAACCAGCACAAAGCTCCACCCTTTTGAAG cctGAGGTTAAAGCAGATGAGGTCATCAACAACATGGAGAGCATGTTTGACCTGAGGCAGAAGCTGACCATGAAGGAGAAAGAGCTATGTATAGAAAGGCAGAGG GTCAAAGACATTAAGACTTTGGTGTGTAGGATGAAGGACGACATCAAAACCTGCTCAGGCTTCATTCAGCAGCCAAAGATGCTGAAGGAGAACTTTAAAAAGCTCCACAAAAACTACATCCAGGATGCAGAT AAAATCCATCTTAAAGACATGGTTAAACTGCCTGAGCAGAAACAGAATGAGGCAGATTTGACCATCACCAAAAATCAGCAGGATGGACTGAAGGAAGAACAAAAAGAACAGATGAGACTGAGCAATGATCCTGAACTCAGTGAACTGCAGGACAAGATTCAGGAGAAAAAACAACTCTTCAGCAAG CTTGAGTCTGAGGTGGACAAGATCAACCTGAAAAACATGTTTGACCTGAGGCAGAAGGTGATCATAAAGGAAAAAGAACTGTGTATAGAGAGACAGAAG GTTAAAAACTTGATGACATTGGCTAAAAAGATGAGGGACGACATTGAAAGCTGCTCACGATTCATCCAGCAGCCGAAGAAGCTGAAAGAGTACTTTATAAATATCCATAGGAATTACATCCAAGAAGCAAAT TATATGAAAGTCGGAGCAGTGGTGCAAGATCAGATCAGGCTGAAGGACCAACAGAAAAGGATGGTGGTCACTccagagaaaaaacaacaacaagcagATACAGTAGCTCAAAGCTCCTGA
- the LOC128541170 gene encoding E3 ubiquitin/ISG15 ligase TRIM25-like yields the protein MAGASISVDQLSVDQFICAVCLDLLKDPVTLRCGHSFCKVCINGCWNQEDQKGIYSCPQCRDTFTSRPVLCRNNMLVEVVEKLKKKPEVQTASPAHCYAGPGDVECDFCTGRKHKAIKSCLTCLASYCEIHIKPHYQSSAFKMHKLTESSIKLQEKICSEHNEVLRIYCRTDQSCICSLCMLDKHKGHDAVAVEAERAEKQSKLKEKQIKSQQRIQEKQKKVQELKQAVNTIKLSAQTAVEDSERIFTELISSMEKKRSEVTELIRAQEKTELSRAERLLEQLEQEIADLQRRLTELEQLSHTHTITSSSSSSVLSLSLSLSLSLRKMAEASISVDQLSLDQFICPVCLDLLKIPVTLPCGHSFCKVCINGCWDQENQKGACSCPQCRDTFTSRPVLRSNSILAEVVGKLKYKKTEVQAASPAHCYAGPGDVECDFCTGRKHKAIKSCLTCLASYCEIHVTPHFQIPAFKMHKLTEASAKLQEKICSEHDEVLRIYCRTDLTCICSLCMLDKHKGHDAVTVEAERAEKQSVLQEKQMKSQQRIQEKQKKVQELKQAVNTIKLSAQTAVEDSERIFTELISSVEKKRSEVTELIRAQEKTELSRAERLLEQLEQEIADLQRRLTELEQLSHTHDHIQFLQTLASGRRSPSLKRPDFQTSSISVNQHLSFDGVRNSLSDLKKRFEEFCEEEFNKIPPHEPQSREDILKYFCYLTLDPNTAHHHLILSQKNRAIHVQKKCSVRRQQYSDHPERFDSCPQVLCKESVCGRCYWEVEWSGDGVVSISVSYKDISRKGRGNECEFGRNNQSWSLWCSFSSSSFLSFWHNNIETKLSAPTSSRIGVYVDHSAGTLSFYSVSDTMKLLHRVHTTFTQPLFAGFAPHWCTGSTVRLCDPE from the exons ATGGCTGGAGCCAGTATTTCAGTAGATCAGCTTTCCGTGGATCAGTTCATCTGTGCAGTCTGTCTGGATCTCCTGAAGGATCCAGTGACTCTTCgctgtggtcacagtttctgtaaggtgtgtattaatggCTGCTGGAATCAGGAGGATCAGAAGGGCATCTACAGCTGTCCTCAGTGCAGAGACACTTTCACTTCAAGGCCTGTTCTATGCAGAAACAACATGCTGGTTGAAGTGGTGGAGAAACTGAAGAAGAAGCCTGAGGTCCAAACTGCTTCTCCTGCTCACTGTTACGCTGGacctggagatgtggagtgtgatttcTGCACCGGGAGAAAACATAAAGCTATCAAGTCCTGTCTCACGTGTTTGGCTTCTTACTGTGAAATTCATATTAAACCTCACTACCAGTCTTCTGCATTTAAGATGCACAAATTGACAGAATCTTCTATTAAACTCCAAGAGAAGATCTGCTCTGAACATAATGAAGTGCTGAGGATCTACTGCCGTACTGATCAAAGCTGTATTTGCTCCTTGTGCATGTTGGATAAACATAAAGGCCATGACGCTGTAGCAGTTGAAGCAGAAAGAGCTGAGAAACAA AGTAAGTTAAAAGAGAAACAGATAAAATCCCAGCAAAGAATccaggagaagcagaagaaggtgcaggagctgaaacaggctgtgaacactataaag ctgagtgcacagacagcagtggaggacagtgagaggatctttactgagctgatcagctccatggagaaaaagcgctcggaggtgacggagctgatcagagctcaggagaagactgaactgagtcgagctgaacgactcctggagcaactggagcaggagattgctgatcttcagaggagactcactgagctggagcagctttcacacacacacacgatcacatcCAGTTCCTCCAG ttcagtgctctctctctctctctctctctctctctctctcaggaaaaTGGCTGAGGCCAGTATTTCAGTAGATCAGCTTTCATTGGACCAGTTcatctgtccagtgtgtctggatctCCTGAAGATTCCGGTGACTCTTCcctgtggtcacagtttctgtaaggtgtgtattaatggCTGCTGGGATCAGGAGAATCAAAAGGGTGCCTGCAGCTGTCCTCAGTGCAGAGACACTTTCACTTCAAGGCCTGTCCTACGCAGCAATAGCATACTGGCTGAAGTGGTGGGGAAACTAAAGTATAAGAAGACTGAAGTCCAAGCTGCTTCTCCTGCTCACTGTTACGCTGGacctggagatgtggagtgtgatttcTGCACCGGGAGAAAACACAAAGCCATCAAGTCCTGTCTGACATGTTTAGCTTCTTACTGTGAAATTCACGTTACACCTCACTTTCAGATTCCTGCATTTAAGATGCATAAACTGACAGAAGCTTCTGCAAAACTCCAAGAGAAGATCTGCTCTGAACATGATGAAGTGCTGAGGATCTACTGCCGTACTGATCTAACCTGTATTTGCTCCTTGTGCATGTTGGATAAACATAAAGGCCATGACGCTGTAACAGTTGAAGCAGAAAGAGCTGAGAAACAG AGTGTGTTACAGGAGAAGCAGATGAAATCCcagcagagaatccaggagaagcagaagaaggtgcaggagctgaaacaggctgtgaacactataaag CTGAGTGCGCAGACAGCAGTGGAGGACAGTGAGAGgatctttactgagctgatcagctccgtggagaaaaagcgctcggaggtgacagagctgatcagagctcaggagaagactgaactgagtcgagctgaacgactcctggagcaactggagcaggagattgctgatcttcagaggagactcactgagctggagcagctttcacacacacacgatcacatcCAGTTCCTTCAG ACCTTAGCTTCTGGACGTCGTTCTCCTTCATTAAAAAGACCAGACTTTCAGACATCCAGCATCAGTGTCAATCAGCATCTCTCATTTGATGGAGTGAGGAATTCTCTCTCAGATCTGAAGAAGAGATTCGAGGAATTCTGTGAGGAGGAATTCAACAAAATCCCTCCACATG AGCCACAGAGCAGAGAAGATATTCTGAAAT atttctgttATCTGACTCTGGATCCAAACACGGCACATCATCATCTCATTCTGTCTCAGAAGAACAGAGCCATACATGTGCAAAAGAAGTGCAGTGTGAGAAGGCAGCAGTACTCTGATCACCCAGAGAGATTTGACTCCTGCCCTCAGGTGTTGtgtaaggagagtgtgtgtggacgctgttactgggaAGTGGAATGGAGCGGTGATGGTGTTGTGTCCATTTCGGTCTCATATAAAGACATCAGCAGGAAAGGACGGGGTAATGAGTGTGAGTTTGGGCGAAACAATCAGTCCTGGAGTCTATGGtgttctttctcttcttcttcttttctctctttctggcACAACAACATTGAGACTAAGCTTAGCGCTCCAACATCCtccagaataggagtgtatgtggatcacagtgcaggaactctgtccttctacagcgtctctgacacgatgaagctcctccacagagtccacaccacattcactcagcctctgtTTGCCGGGTTTGCCCCACACTGGTGCACTGGTTCCACAGTTAGGTTGTGTGATCCAGAAtaa